The nucleotide sequence AGAAAATTGGCATATTTTGCTGAAAAGGCGCTATTTGGTTGGATTTAACCCCCTAAATCCCCCTTATCAGGGGGACTTGAAGAGGAAATGCGTAAGTCCTATCTTAGAATTAATGAGACACCCCAAATCGGCGCAGTTAGAAACAGCGCCTACCAAACATGGGGAGCGAAAGTGTCTATTTATTTTTTGAATTCACCATGAATCTCGACCTACGGATTCTCTGCGTTAAATAAACCTGTAACAACCCATCACATTTATAGCTCCCGAAGTTTTTCATAGCACCCTACCTACATTTGTGATAACATCCGAGATGCTAAAAATATACCGAGTAAGACTTTCGCACATTTTCATAGTTTATATGTGAAGGAGGATATAATGAAGACCTACCGAGTGGCGATTGTGGGGCTAGGGCGTATGGGTAGTACACTTGACCAATCGATTGCGTCGGCGTCCCATGTGAGCGAACGGCTTGAAGTGGTGGCAGGGGCGGAAACGATTCCGGAACGGCGGACGGCATTTCAAGAGAAATGGGGCGTAAAAACGGTTTACGAAGACTATCAAGAGATGATCGAGAAGGAGCGGCCGGATCTGGTGGGCGTGTGTACCACGGCAACGGGTTTGCCGAAACCGGGCAATCGCGCCCCATCAACCACCTTTCGGGACGACGCACACGCAGATATGGCGGTCCACGCGGCGAATGCCGGTGTACCGATGTTGTTCGTGGAGAAAGCGATCTCTTGTTCTGTACAGAAGGCTGATGAAGTCCTTGAAGCCTGTCGCAAACACGGCACTGCGTTCAACACAGGTGTATTGAGACGTTTTAGCAGCCGATACAAGCAGATACGGGAGATGATTGCGCGAGGGGATATCGGTGAACCCCAATCGGCGGTGGTTTATGGGGCTGCTAGCCTGATGCACGTGCACATCCACTGGATGGATACCCTTTCCTACCTGCTCGGCGATCCAGAGATTGCAGCAGTACGCGGGGATCTGTTGCCCAGAAGTATAGAGGTTAAGGACAACCGCCTTGAGGAAGACCCACAGGGACTTTTTCAACTCGTTTTCGCCAACGGAATCGAGGCATGGTCAGTGCCGGACGGTGGACGAGAGTATGAGATAGTCGGGACGGAAGGCACCCTCCGATCGATGTGGGATGGTGCAGCGGTGACTTTCCGGAAGCTGAATGGGGCAGATGATTGGCCCCTACAATGGGAAGGGGAGGTATTTCCAGAAGAAACTCCGGTCAGCACAGTTGTTTCTTTGCTAGAGGACTTGGTAAACGCGCATGAGTCAGGAAGCCCGTCAATTGGCAATATTGAGGTGACACACCCAATCACAGAGGCGTGCATTACTGTGGCGGAGAGTCATCGACAGGGCGGTCGATGGGTTGACCTGCCGATGCAGAATCGAGATTTGTACGTTTTTCATGTGTAGCTAATAACCTTTGGTGCTAGTTTAGTAAGAAAGTCGTTTCCACATGGTTCAAGTTGAAAATCCCGATTTATCGGGGAGTTCATTGGTTCATTCATTCTTATTACGTGCCCCCGTCGGATACACATGTCGCCCCGCTGGGGCTTTAGGGTATTTGTTTATCTATGTGCTATAAACATGTCGCCCCGCTGGGGCTAAATGAACTGATGAACCAATGATTTTCACGTCTCACATTATCAGTCACTGCTATAGACATGTCGCCCCGCTGGGGCTAAATGAGGCGATGAACCAATGATTTTCACGTCTCGACTCGTTCCCGATTATCAGGGGAACGGCATTTCACAGTCTGTCCCGATTTATTGGGGCATCACGTTTCAGGCTATCAACAGCTGCAAACTAGCACCATTGGTTAATATGGGTGAATCTCGCAATGTCGAACACCAATGGGCTGGAAAAACAATATGACCTATCGTAATATCTTAGAGAAAATTCGACTTGCTTTTCCCCAACCGGTATCCGACGCGATACATGA is from Candidatus Poribacteria bacterium and encodes:
- a CDS encoding Gfo/Idh/MocA family oxidoreductase — protein: MKTYRVAIVGLGRMGSTLDQSIASASHVSERLEVVAGAETIPERRTAFQEKWGVKTVYEDYQEMIEKERPDLVGVCTTATGLPKPGNRAPSTTFRDDAHADMAVHAANAGVPMLFVEKAISCSVQKADEVLEACRKHGTAFNTGVLRRFSSRYKQIREMIARGDIGEPQSAVVYGAASLMHVHIHWMDTLSYLLGDPEIAAVRGDLLPRSIEVKDNRLEEDPQGLFQLVFANGIEAWSVPDGGREYEIVGTEGTLRSMWDGAAVTFRKLNGADDWPLQWEGEVFPEETPVSTVVSLLEDLVNAHESGSPSIGNIEVTHPITEACITVAESHRQGGRWVDLPMQNRDLYVFHV